A genome region from Thermoanaerobacterium xylanolyticum LX-11 includes the following:
- a CDS encoding prepilin-type N-terminal cleavage/methylation domain-containing protein: protein MILRNGNKGFTLIELLVVLSLIGLIVSIYASLYYSGYKTYSNVVNNSDVEQNVRYAMTYIMNKVNQCSDKSKIAPYSINGYTGIKIDDKNIILYNSQLHKLFDYLNNGNEIATNIYDFSVTLSPDGTIINVKIVGQKSDGTGKITLESDIYLRK from the coding sequence TTGATCCTACGAAATGGAAATAAAGGTTTTACACTAATTGAACTTTTGGTTGTATTGTCCTTAATAGGACTTATAGTATCAATATATGCTTCGCTGTATTATTCTGGATATAAAACATATTCAAACGTAGTTAATAATTCTGATGTGGAGCAGAATGTTAGATATGCTATGACGTACATTATGAATAAGGTTAATCAATGTTCTGACAAAAGTAAAATTGCCCCATATAGCATCAATGGATATACAGGAATAAAGATTGATGATAAAAACATTATTCTTTACAATAGTCAATTACATAAGCTGTTTGATTATTTAAACAATGGAAACGAAATAGCTACAAATATATATGATTTTTCTGTTACTCTTTCTCCTGATGGAACTATTATTAATGTTAAAATAGTTGGTCAAAAAAGCGATGGTACAGGTAAGATTACATTGGAGTCAGATATATATTTAAGGAAGTGA
- a CDS encoding late competence development ComFB family protein: MELKNYMEEAVKDVIDNVLKDLDVCKCGKCKLDIMALTLNNLPPKYYDTEKGEVYTKVNELKRQFEVDIISQITKAAFYVNQHKRHGEDLR; encoded by the coding sequence ATGGAGTTAAAAAATTATATGGAAGAAGCAGTTAAAGATGTTATCGACAATGTATTAAAAGATTTAGATGTATGTAAATGCGGCAAATGCAAACTTGATATAATGGCATTAACGTTAAACAATTTGCCTCCGAAATATTATGACACAGAGAAAGGTGAGGTATACACAAAAGTCAATGAATTGAAAAGGCAATTTGAGGTAGATATCATTAGTCAGATCACGAAAGCTGCTTTTTACGTTAATCAACATAAGCGCCATGGAGAGGATCTTAGATGA
- the pilM gene encoding pilus assembly protein PilM — protein sequence MIGIDIGSFYTKIGSCDKKNDKLNNMVLEKTPQNCIRNGYLSDINLLSDFLNETLKKKFAKEKKLSFCISSTDIIIREIIMPFMKDDELKNALKYEIDQYIPNSDDYIVDYKQIEHDEDGKKIKTIIVAAPKEMIFGYLKLAKGLKFRLEVIDIYSNCIYKSIKKLCKPTGSTSVINIGAEYTDITIINEGKYAFSRIVKFGGNDINEIIANTYDTDFKTAEEYKREKPFFIDNEDYAGLRENTEKYVNSKLSEISRVFDFFESSYHKSINEIFLIGGTTRLTGLKRYIEDYFKIPALSNDDDLYTYFMPVFGSLIRGE from the coding sequence ATGATAGGTATCGATATAGGCAGTTTTTACACTAAAATTGGCAGTTGTGATAAAAAAAATGATAAATTAAATAATATGGTACTGGAAAAAACACCTCAAAATTGCATTAGAAATGGATATTTAAGTGATATAAATTTATTGTCTGACTTTTTGAATGAAACATTAAAAAAGAAATTTGCAAAGGAAAAGAAATTGTCTTTTTGCATTTCAAGCACAGATATAATAATTAGAGAAATAATAATGCCATTTATGAAAGATGATGAATTAAAGAATGCTTTAAAATATGAAATTGATCAGTATATACCTAATTCAGATGATTATATTGTTGACTATAAGCAGATTGAGCATGATGAAGATGGTAAAAAGATAAAAACAATTATTGTGGCAGCACCGAAAGAAATGATATTCGGGTATTTGAAATTAGCTAAGGGATTGAAATTTCGCTTGGAAGTTATAGATATATATAGCAATTGTATTTATAAGTCGATAAAAAAATTATGTAAACCAACAGGAAGTACGTCTGTAATAAATATTGGTGCAGAGTATACAGATATTACGATAATAAATGAAGGTAAATATGCATTTAGCAGGATAGTAAAATTCGGAGGAAATGATATAAATGAGATAATTGCCAATACATACGATACAGACTTTAAAACTGCTGAAGAATATAAAAGGGAAAAACCTTTTTTTATAGATAATGAAGATTATGCTGGCCTTAGAGAGAACACTGAAAAATACGTAAACAGTAAACTGAGTGAAATATCAAGAGTGTTTGATTTTTTTGAATCATCGTACCATAAAAGTATAAATGAGATTTTTCTAATTGGTGGAACTACAAGACTTACAGGGCTTAAAAGATATATAGAAGATTATTTTAAGATACCTGCTTTAAGCAATGATGACGATTTATATACATATTTTATGCCTGTGTTTGGTTCTTTGATTAGGGGGGAGTAA
- a CDS encoding PilN domain-containing protein — protein MKDINLIPDEIKLLDEKRKRSTFTMIGFLIVAFVLIFILLLPSMYINNLEKQKSTLNNQLNSLKAKKDMYSTIKSKENYYSQKEKIIKYLSDKKLNMTEILNDISANIPENVSIKDMKFNGSVLEITGDSYMNKYLSDFMLNLRKLKYVDDVNLLDTKKSDSGLIQYTLQIKLKVV, from the coding sequence TTGAAAGACATCAATCTTATACCAGATGAAATAAAATTACTTGACGAAAAAAGGAAAAGAAGTACATTTACCATGATAGGCTTTTTGATTGTGGCTTTTGTGCTAATTTTTATTTTGCTTTTGCCAAGTATGTATATCAATAATTTAGAAAAGCAAAAGTCTACCTTAAACAACCAATTAAATAGTTTAAAAGCAAAGAAAGACATGTATTCAACTATTAAAAGCAAAGAAAATTATTATTCACAAAAAGAAAAAATAATAAAATATTTATCTGATAAAAAATTGAATATGACAGAAATTTTAAATGACATCTCGGCTAATATTCCAGAAAATGTTTCAATTAAGGATATGAAATTTAATGGGAGTGTGTTGGAAATAACAGGTGATTCTTATATGAACAAATATTTATCGGATTTTATGTTGAATTTGAGAAAATTAAAATATGTAGATGATGTTAATCTCTTAGACACAAAGAAATCTGATAGTGGTTTGATTCAATATACTTTGCAAATTAAGCTTAAGGTGGTATAA
- a CDS encoding type 4a pilus biogenesis protein PilO — protein MKLTTREKMLIGVLFIVAFFGLYYQFVLTKQLVVINKLRRDVMSLQTEVNDYNTLSVDKMKNRLSEIDSQIEICNEELPDYENIEDFVVLLDDAITKTGVNFEELNFNSTDNQLQSPENQTNNNKISKTKYVEIPVNIKVAGDYSKISNFIEEVQSMQRLNNIKSFEISKDNESNNLLLNIDIVIYSMSKKGGSNLNPREASGKSDPFKSLVEVNNGNQNTNANSNNQNSLQGIDINKIISDSINSAINNVSKIAPPTPTNKQ, from the coding sequence ATGAAATTGACAACGAGAGAAAAAATGCTAATAGGTGTATTGTTTATTGTCGCCTTCTTTGGTTTATATTATCAGTTTGTTTTGACAAAACAACTGGTGGTTATAAATAAATTAAGGCGTGATGTTATGAGTTTGCAGACAGAGGTGAATGATTACAATACATTAAGTGTAGATAAAATGAAAAACCGCTTATCAGAGATTGATAGTCAAATTGAAATATGCAATGAGGAACTTCCTGATTATGAAAATATTGAAGATTTTGTAGTTTTGCTTGATGATGCAATTACTAAAACTGGCGTAAATTTTGAGGAGTTGAATTTTAATTCAACTGATAATCAATTACAGAGTCCTGAAAATCAAACAAATAATAACAAAATCAGCAAGACAAAATATGTAGAAATTCCTGTCAATATAAAAGTTGCAGGCGACTATTCAAAAATATCGAATTTTATTGAAGAAGTACAATCAATGCAAAGGCTTAACAATATAAAATCATTTGAGATAAGTAAAGACAATGAATCTAATAATTTGCTACTTAATATAGATATTGTGATATATTCTATGAGCAAAAAAGGCGGAAGTAATTTGAATCCACGTGAAGCAAGTGGGAAAAGTGATCCATTTAAATCATTAGTTGAAGTGAATAATGGAAATCAAAATACAAACGCCAATTCAAATAATCAGAATTCTTTGCAAGGAATTGATATAAACAAAATTATTTCAGATAGTATAAACAGTGCAATAAACAATGTTTCTAAAATTGCACCACCTACACCAACAAATAAGCAGTAA
- a CDS encoding shikimate kinase, translating to MKNIALTGFMATGKTVVGKRVADILSFGFIDTDDLIEKISGMKITEIFDKYGEKYFRGIEKIAVARASRLKNHVISTGGGVVLNPSNIVQLRKHGVVICLKANPEVILRNIGNNDKRPILANGDVYEKIKALLAERQHYYEFADYTIDVSDMSINDVALTVVDVYSKLKTR from the coding sequence ATGAAGAACATCGCATTAACCGGATTTATGGCTACAGGAAAGACAGTTGTTGGCAAAAGAGTTGCCGATATTTTAAGTTTTGGCTTTATTGATACTGACGATTTGATTGAAAAAATTTCAGGCATGAAGATTACGGAAATTTTCGATAAATACGGTGAAAAATATTTTAGGGGAATTGAAAAAATTGCTGTTGCAAGAGCTTCCAGACTAAAAAATCATGTTATATCAACAGGTGGTGGTGTTGTATTAAATCCTTCTAATATAGTGCAATTGAGGAAACATGGTGTAGTTATATGTTTAAAGGCGAATCCGGAGGTAATTTTAAGAAATATTGGTAATAATGATAAAAGGCCTATACTTGCTAACGGTGATGTGTATGAAAAGATAAAAGCTCTTTTAGCGGAAAGACAGCACTATTATGAGTTTGCAGATTATACTATAGATGTTTCAGATATGTCTATAAATGATGTAGCTTTGACAGTAGTAGATGTATATTCGAAATTAAAAACAAGATAA
- the proB gene encoding glutamate 5-kinase: MKIVVKIGTSTLTYENGKLNLEMMEKIVRQISNLQNKGDKVVLVTSGAIGAGMGKLNILKRPKTLPEKQSLAAIGQGLLIGLYEKFFNEYGKTTAQLLLTRDDFSIRERYLNISYTLSNLLRYNVVPIINENDTVTVDEIKIGDNDTLSALVASIIEADLLIILTDIEGLYDRDPKVDGAKLIDVVHDFSDALFEIAGGSGTNFGTGGMYTKIQAAKICYNAGVQMVIANGKLDNVLNKIAAGERIGTVFMPAKNPISNRKVWIAFNAQLSGKLIIDGGARQAILENGKSLLPSGIISTDGEYSVGDCVSIYDKDGKEIARGLINYTSDEVNKIKGLKSTDIDKVLGYKNYDEVVHRDNLVVIV, encoded by the coding sequence ATGAAAATTGTCGTGAAAATCGGAACAAGTACATTGACTTATGAAAATGGAAAGTTGAATTTAGAGATGATGGAAAAAATTGTACGACAAATATCTAATTTACAAAATAAAGGCGATAAAGTTGTTCTTGTGACATCTGGTGCCATTGGAGCTGGAATGGGCAAACTAAATATTTTGAAAAGACCTAAAACATTGCCGGAAAAACAATCATTGGCGGCAATTGGACAAGGATTGCTAATCGGACTGTATGAAAAATTTTTTAATGAATATGGGAAGACTACAGCTCAGCTATTGCTTACAAGGGATGATTTTTCTATAAGAGAAAGGTATTTAAACATAAGCTATACATTATCAAATTTATTAAGGTACAATGTAGTCCCAATCATAAACGAAAATGATACTGTTACTGTAGATGAAATAAAAATAGGAGATAATGATACGCTATCAGCGCTTGTAGCAAGCATCATAGAAGCGGATCTATTAATTATATTGACTGATATTGAGGGGCTATATGATAGAGACCCTAAAGTAGATGGAGCTAAGCTGATAGATGTGGTTCATGATTTTTCTGATGCGCTTTTTGAAATTGCTGGAGGTTCTGGTACAAATTTTGGCACGGGTGGTATGTATACAAAGATTCAAGCAGCAAAAATTTGTTACAACGCAGGTGTCCAAATGGTAATTGCCAATGGCAAGCTTGATAATGTTTTAAATAAAATTGCAGCAGGTGAAAGAATAGGGACAGTTTTTATGCCTGCTAAAAATCCTATCAGCAATAGAAAGGTTTGGATCGCATTTAATGCACAATTGTCAGGTAAGCTAATTATTGACGGTGGGGCAAGACAGGCCATACTTGAAAATGGAAAAAGTCTATTGCCAAGTGGTATTATATCAACTGATGGAGAATATTCTGTAGGGGATTGTGTGTCAATATATGATAAGGATGGAAAAGAGATTGCAAGAGGTTTGATTAATTATACATCTGATGAAGTTAACAAAATAAAAGGTTTAAAATCGACCGATATAGACAAAGTTTTAGGATATAAAAATTACGATGAAGTCGTCCACAGAGACAATTTAGTTGTCATAGTTTGA
- a CDS encoding glutamate-5-semialdehyde dehydrogenase → MRNMEVDLKADVAKKASRILAILDENIKNEALKNMALKLVENKREILEANEKDVSIAKTKGVKESLIDRLKLDEKRIEGMANGLREIAMLPDPVGDIEEMWKRPNGLQIGKMRCPIGVIGIIYESRPNVTADAAGLCLKSGNAVILKGGSDAINSNIAIVNVISSAAEECGIPKGAIQLIENTDREEVNRMMKLNGKIDLIIPRGGANLIQNVIQNSTVPVIETGVGNCHVFVDSHADFEKAINIIVNAKTQRPGVCNAIETVLVHKDLAENFLPSMVNKLTSLGVEIRGCSITKSICPDVKEATEDDWKTEYLDLILAVKVVESIDEAIDHIAKYSSGHSESIITENYTNAMKFLKSVDSAAVYVNASTRFTDGGEFGFGAEIGISTQKMHARGPMGLKELTTYKYVILGNGQIRE, encoded by the coding sequence ATTAGAAATATGGAAGTTGATTTAAAGGCCGATGTTGCCAAGAAGGCATCAAGAATACTTGCAATTCTTGATGAAAACATTAAAAATGAAGCGCTTAAAAATATGGCTTTGAAGCTTGTGGAAAATAAGCGCGAAATATTAGAAGCAAACGAAAAAGACGTCTCAATTGCAAAAACCAAGGGCGTAAAAGAATCATTAATTGATAGGCTTAAGTTAGACGAAAAGCGGATAGAAGGTATGGCAAATGGACTTAGAGAGATAGCCATGTTACCAGATCCTGTTGGGGACATAGAAGAAATGTGGAAAAGGCCTAATGGTCTTCAAATCGGGAAAATGCGCTGTCCAATTGGAGTTATAGGTATAATTTACGAATCTAGGCCAAATGTAACAGCCGATGCTGCAGGGTTATGTTTGAAATCGGGAAATGCAGTTATTTTAAAAGGTGGTAGTGATGCAATAAACTCCAATATAGCCATTGTTAATGTTATTTCAAGCGCTGCAGAAGAATGTGGTATTCCCAAAGGAGCTATTCAACTTATTGAGAATACAGACAGAGAAGAAGTAAATCGCATGATGAAATTAAATGGTAAGATAGATTTAATTATACCAAGGGGTGGTGCGAATCTAATACAAAATGTTATACAAAATTCAACGGTACCTGTTATTGAAACTGGAGTGGGAAATTGTCACGTGTTTGTTGATTCACATGCTGATTTTGAAAAAGCTATCAATATCATTGTAAATGCTAAAACACAAAGACCTGGTGTATGTAATGCTATTGAGACAGTTCTTGTCCATAAAGATTTGGCGGAAAACTTTTTGCCCTCTATGGTGAATAAACTTACATCTTTAGGTGTAGAAATACGAGGTTGTAGCATTACAAAATCCATCTGTCCAGATGTGAAAGAAGCGACTGAAGACGATTGGAAAACAGAATATTTAGATTTAATACTGGCTGTTAAAGTCGTAGAAAGTATTGATGAGGCTATTGACCACATAGCTAAGTATTCTTCAGGTCATTCTGAAAGTATTATTACAGAAAACTATACAAATGCGATGAAATTTTTGAAATCAGTTGATTCAGCAGCGGTATATGTAAATGCATCTACAAGATTTACTGATGGTGGAGAGTTTGGATTTGGCGCTGAAATAGGCATTAGCACACAAAAAATGCATGCACGAGGTCCGATGGGGCTTAAAGAATTGACCACGTACAAATATGTAATTTTAGGAAATGGTCAGATAAGAGAATAA
- the aroQ gene encoding type II 3-dehydroquinate dehydratase — protein sequence MKRVLIIHGPNLNLTGSREISIYGEVSFDEINNIIKREASKLDLAVKIQQSNSEGEIIDFIHSAKNNFDAIIINPGAYSHYSYAIMDAIGAIDIPVIEVHLSNIQKREDFRHVSVTATKCLGQISGFGPFSYVLALNAVKLLEDNLKE from the coding sequence ATGAAGAGAGTTCTTATTATACATGGGCCGAATTTGAATCTTACGGGTAGCAGAGAGATAAGCATTTACGGAGAGGTAAGTTTTGATGAAATAAACAATATAATTAAAAGAGAAGCTTCAAAGCTTGATTTGGCTGTTAAAATACAGCAGTCTAATAGCGAAGGTGAGATCATAGATTTTATTCATTCTGCAAAGAATAATTTTGATGCTATAATAATAAATCCTGGTGCTTACTCACATTATAGCTATGCAATAATGGATGCAATAGGTGCCATAGATATACCAGTAATAGAGGTGCATCTTTCAAATATACAAAAGAGAGAAGACTTTCGACACGTTTCTGTGACTGCTACTAAATGTCTTGGGCAAATATCAGGGTTTGGACCTTTTAGCTATGTTTTGGCTTTAAATGCGGTTAAGTTATTAGAAGATAATTTAAAGGAGTGA
- a CDS encoding M24 family metallopeptidase, whose amino-acid sequence MKNRLNEAKNLLVEKGLDGFLIFKPVNVTYLTGFTGDDSVAIVGLNESYFITDSRYTEQASYEIKGFKIVEHKSDIFEAIRDCISNMGIDKLGFEGNYITFEQYNKLKDILQVELKPENGFVESLREIKDETEIENIKKAQYITDETFKYFLSFIKPGMREKDVALEMEYYMKKLGAEEKSFDFIVASGKRSSMPHGKASDKIIEYGDFVTFDYGCKVNGYCSDMTRTVVIGKANDKQREIYNVVLEAQINAINNLKAGMIEKDGDYLARKVIIDKGYGDYFGHSLGHGVGLEIHENPFMGPKKTNLLKAGMVVTVEPGIYIPNFSGVRIEDMVLLKEDGVIDLTNSPKELIEV is encoded by the coding sequence TTGAAAAACAGATTAAATGAAGCGAAAAATTTGTTAGTTGAAAAGGGATTAGATGGTTTTTTGATTTTTAAACCTGTAAATGTAACATATTTGACTGGATTTACAGGTGACGATAGCGTTGCTATTGTAGGTCTCAATGAGTCTTATTTTATTACAGACTCAAGGTATACTGAGCAGGCTTCTTATGAAATTAAAGGATTTAAAATAGTTGAACACAAATCGGATATTTTTGAAGCGATAAGAGATTGTATATCAAATATGGGTATTGACAAACTTGGATTTGAGGGAAACTACATAACTTTTGAACAGTACAATAAATTGAAAGACATTTTACAAGTAGAGTTAAAACCTGAAAATGGCTTTGTGGAATCTTTAAGAGAGATAAAAGATGAGACAGAAATAGAAAATATCAAAAAGGCACAGTATATTACAGATGAAACTTTTAAATACTTTCTGAGTTTTATAAAGCCTGGGATGAGAGAAAAAGATGTGGCTTTAGAAATGGAATATTACATGAAAAAGCTTGGAGCAGAAGAAAAGTCGTTTGACTTTATAGTTGCATCTGGCAAAAGGTCTTCGATGCCGCATGGAAAAGCTTCTGATAAAATCATCGAATATGGCGATTTTGTGACATTTGATTATGGGTGCAAGGTAAATGGATATTGTTCTGACATGACAAGAACTGTGGTCATCGGAAAAGCGAATGACAAGCAGCGAGAAATCTACAATGTAGTTTTAGAAGCGCAGATAAATGCGATCAATAATTTAAAAGCTGGCATGATAGAAAAAGATGGTGACTATCTTGCAAGAAAGGTAATCATAGATAAAGGCTATGGTGATTATTTTGGTCATTCATTAGGCCATGGCGTAGGATTAGAGATACATGAAAATCCTTTTATGGGTCCCAAAAAGACGAATTTATTAAAAGCTGGAATGGTTGTTACAGTTGAACCAGGGATATATATTCCTAATTTCTCTGGCGTTAGAATAGAAGATATGGTATTATTAAAAGAGGATGGCGTTATAGATTTGACAAATTCGCCAAAGGAATTAATTGAAGTTTAA
- the efp gene encoding elongation factor P produces MVSAGEFRKGMTIDIDGQVFTVVDFQHVKPGKGAAFVRTRLKNVITGAVVERTFNPTEKVDEAVIERKDMQYLYNDGNLYYFMDTETYEQIPLNYEKVEDAMKFLKENMIATIKFYKGEAFSVEPPTFVELEVVETEPGFKGDTATGGSKPAKVETGAIIQVPLFVNQGDVIKIDTRTSEYLERV; encoded by the coding sequence TTGGTATCAGCAGGAGAATTCAGAAAAGGAATGACTATTGACATTGATGGTCAAGTTTTTACGGTTGTGGACTTTCAACACGTAAAACCTGGAAAAGGAGCTGCCTTTGTTAGAACAAGGTTGAAAAACGTCATAACAGGTGCTGTTGTAGAGAGAACTTTTAACCCCACTGAAAAAGTTGACGAGGCAGTCATAGAAAGAAAAGATATGCAGTATCTTTACAATGACGGCAATCTATACTACTTCATGGATACTGAGACATATGAACAAATTCCTTTGAATTACGAAAAAGTCGAAGATGCCATGAAATTTTTAAAAGAGAATATGATAGCAACAATAAAATTCTATAAAGGTGAGGCCTTTTCAGTAGAACCTCCTACTTTTGTAGAATTAGAAGTTGTTGAAACGGAACCTGGATTTAAAGGCGATACTGCAACAGGTGGTTCAAAACCTGCTAAAGTTGAAACAGGAGCTATCATTCAAGTTCCGCTGTTTGTAAATCAAGGCGATGTTATAAAGATTGATACGAGGACATCAGAGTATCTGGAAAGAGTATAG
- a CDS encoding CD1247 N-terminal domain-containing protein — translation MEYLYERISYLRGLVDGLEIDEKSKEGKVLIAIIDALEDFADAINDLEASQSELDDYVGAIDEDLSEVEDEIYDDESDDEYDYVEVECPNCHMLMSVEDELLDDEDAEIVCPHCNETVNVKDVIIYEDDDKE, via the coding sequence ATGGAGTACTTGTATGAGCGCATATCGTATTTAAGAGGCTTAGTAGATGGGTTGGAAATTGATGAAAAATCAAAGGAAGGCAAAGTATTAATTGCCATCATTGATGCGCTGGAGGACTTTGCAGATGCTATTAATGATCTTGAGGCCTCACAATCAGAACTTGATGATTATGTAGGTGCCATTGATGAAGATTTGTCAGAAGTAGAAGATGAAATATACGATGATGAATCTGATGATGAGTACGATTATGTTGAAGTTGAATGTCCCAACTGTCACATGCTGATGAGTGTAGAAGATGAGCTTTTAGACGATGAAGACGCGGAAATTGTCTGCCCTCATTGCAATGAGACAGTTAATGTAAAAGATGTAATAATATATGAAGATGATGACAAAGAATAG
- the spoIIIAA gene encoding stage III sporulation protein AA, with the protein MINKSKNYDELLYSLPLNIRSIIIKLSDHLKEGLEEIRLRIDRPLTVYANNQERFLSADGNVVNSPNLAYIVTNEDCDKALQLISKSSIYAFENELRNGYITIKGGYRVGICGKCVLDGESVKTIVNVSGLNYRIMRQCIGSSDEIMRYIVKYPEVVNNTLIISPPQCGKTTLIRDIARNISNGMPELNFHGEKVSIVDERSEIAACFKGIPQNDVGYRTDVLDLCPKHIGILMMIRSMSPKVIITDEIGKVEDIASIHEALNAGVSIITTVHGNDVEDVARKKYIDEMLNNREFDRYVILSRKLGAGTIEAILDRDFNVIFKGPYRKECKTIC; encoded by the coding sequence ATGATAAACAAAAGCAAAAATTACGACGAGCTATTGTATTCTCTACCGTTGAATATCAGAAGCATAATTATCAAGTTAAGCGATCATTTGAAAGAAGGATTGGAGGAAATAAGGCTTAGAATTGATAGACCGTTGACGGTTTATGCGAATAATCAAGAAAGGTTTTTATCTGCGGATGGAAATGTAGTTAATTCCCCAAATTTAGCGTATATAGTTACAAATGAAGACTGCGATAAAGCATTGCAGCTTATCTCCAAATCATCCATATATGCTTTTGAGAATGAGCTGAGAAATGGATACATTACTATAAAAGGTGGATATAGAGTAGGAATATGTGGTAAATGTGTCCTTGACGGTGAATCTGTAAAGACAATTGTAAATGTATCTGGCCTCAATTACAGAATAATGCGTCAATGTATTGGTTCTTCAGATGAAATAATGAGGTACATTGTAAAATATCCGGAAGTAGTGAATAATACGTTGATAATTTCGCCTCCGCAATGCGGCAAAACAACGCTTATAAGAGATATAGCTCGCAATATTAGCAATGGAATGCCTGAATTGAATTTTCATGGAGAGAAAGTATCAATTGTAGATGAAAGATCAGAAATAGCTGCATGTTTTAAAGGCATTCCGCAAAACGATGTAGGATACCGAACGGACGTATTAGACTTATGTCCAAAACATATTGGCATTTTAATGATGATAAGATCTATGTCACCAAAAGTTATAATAACTGACGAAATAGGTAAAGTTGAAGATATAGCATCTATTCACGAAGCACTTAATGCAGGAGTAAGCATAATTACGACAGTCCATGGAAATGACGTAGAAGATGTGGCGAGGAAAAAGTACATTGATGAAATGTTAAATAATAGAGAATTTGATAGGTATGTGATTTTAAGCCGTAAATTAGGAGCAGGCACTATAGAAGCCATTCTTGACAGAGATTTTAATGTGATTTTTAAAGGCCCTTATAGAAAGGAATGCAAGACAATATGCTGA
- the spoIIIAB gene encoding stage III sporulation protein SpoIIIAB produces MLKIVGMVLVLISSAMIGYMKSLEYTLRRQTLRSFLSSLNLLITEITYSQVTLSEAFAKLSETSESGVGRFFLLVSQILNSNEGYTAGEAWEIAFNKVENINLSQDDIKILKSFGKGLGNSDIYNQEKNFKLTSELLKKQLIDAEESSRKNEKLYKSLGILIGIAVVIIFL; encoded by the coding sequence ATGCTGAAGATCGTTGGAATGGTTTTAGTTTTAATTTCCTCTGCTATGATAGGTTATATGAAATCACTTGAATATACATTAAGACGACAAACGTTAAGGTCTTTTTTATCCAGCCTAAATTTACTCATAACTGAAATAACTTACAGCCAAGTAACATTGTCTGAAGCATTTGCCAAGTTATCTGAAACATCGGAATCAGGCGTAGGAAGATTTTTTTTATTAGTATCTCAAATTTTAAATTCTAATGAAGGGTATACGGCTGGTGAAGCGTGGGAAATTGCATTTAATAAGGTTGAGAACATAAATTTAAGTCAAGATGACATAAAAATACTAAAATCGTTCGGCAAAGGCCTCGGGAATTCAGATATATATAATCAAGAAAAGAATTTTAAATTGACTTCCGAGTTATTAAAAAAACAGCTTATTGATGCTGAGGAATCAAGCAGAAAAAATGAAAAATTGTATAAAAGCCTTGGCATATTGATAGGAATTGCTGTAGTTATCATATTTCTATAG
- the spoIIIAC gene encoding stage III sporulation protein AC, translating to MSIDIIFKIAAIGILVTVLNQILIRSGREEQAMMVTLAGVVVVLMMVITMINNLFTAVKTIFQLY from the coding sequence TTGAGTATAGATATAATTTTTAAGATTGCTGCAATCGGAATCTTAGTTACTGTTCTTAATCAGATTCTTATAAGGTCTGGGAGAGAGGAACAAGCCATGATGGTTACATTAGCAGGAGTAGTAGTTGTGTTAATGATGGTAATTACAATGATCAACAATCTATTTACTGCCGTAAAAACGATATTCCAGTTATATTGA